One Mesorhizobium loti genomic window carries:
- a CDS encoding ABC transporter ATP-binding protein codes for MNPRAENRGAAIDLATVSKAYGTFKALDGVSLRIEPGEFMTLLGPSGSGKTTTLNVIAGFTDVTSGSLLVGEKSVVGVPAHKRNIGVVFQHYALFPHMSVGRNVAYPLTLRGVDQATRQARVARALDMVKIGDFAHRYPSELSGGQQQRVALARAIVFDPPLLLMDEPLGALDKKLREWLQLEIKRIHRELGTTFVYVTHDQEEALVLSDRIAVFNRGRIEQVGTGRQLYDEPATLFVGRFIGDSTVLRGEARSDGTSTALTIAGETVTASTRINGDARPVMLLRPEKLAIRRPGQNAADGANRLSGTIAEAIYLGSESKYEVKLADGSAAIVRSPLTGESFGLGEPVELCFHGADAKLLADDSTADTTLT; via the coding sequence ATGAACCCGAGAGCGGAAAATCGGGGCGCCGCGATCGACCTCGCCACCGTCAGCAAGGCCTATGGAACGTTCAAGGCGCTGGACGGTGTGTCGCTGCGCATCGAGCCCGGCGAGTTCATGACGCTGCTTGGCCCCAGCGGCTCGGGCAAGACGACGACGCTCAACGTGATTGCCGGCTTCACCGACGTAACCAGCGGCAGCCTGCTGGTCGGCGAGAAAAGCGTCGTCGGCGTGCCGGCGCACAAGCGCAACATCGGCGTGGTGTTCCAGCATTATGCGCTGTTCCCGCATATGAGCGTCGGCCGCAACGTCGCCTATCCGCTGACGCTGCGCGGCGTCGACCAGGCCACACGGCAAGCGCGCGTGGCCAGAGCGCTCGACATGGTCAAGATCGGCGACTTCGCGCATCGCTATCCCAGCGAGCTGTCGGGCGGCCAGCAGCAGCGGGTGGCGCTGGCCCGCGCCATCGTCTTCGACCCGCCGCTGCTATTGATGGACGAGCCGCTCGGCGCGCTCGACAAGAAGCTGCGCGAATGGCTGCAGCTCGAGATCAAGCGCATCCACCGCGAGCTCGGCACCACCTTCGTCTATGTGACACACGACCAGGAGGAGGCGCTGGTGCTGTCGGACCGCATCGCCGTGTTCAATCGCGGGCGCATCGAGCAGGTCGGCACCGGTCGCCAGCTCTATGACGAACCGGCGACGCTGTTCGTCGGCCGCTTCATCGGCGACTCCACCGTGTTGCGTGGCGAGGCGCGAAGCGATGGCACAAGCACCGCGCTGACCATAGCCGGCGAGACGGTAACGGCATCGACGCGCATCAACGGGGATGCCAGGCCGGTGATGCTGCTGCGTCCCGAAAAGCTCGCCATCCGCCGACCCGGCCAAAATGCTGCCGATGGCGCCAACCGTCTGTCGGGGACGATCGCCGAGGCCATCTATCTCGGCTCGGAATCGAAATATGAAGTGAAGTTGGCCGATGGCTCCGCCGCAATCGTGCGCTCACCGCTGACCGGCGAAAGTTTTGGCCTGGGCGAACCAGTGGAGCTTTGCTTTCACGGCGCCGACGCCAAGCTGCTGGCCGACGACAGCACCGCCGACACCACGCTCACCTGA
- a CDS encoding transcriptional regulator yields the protein MRRRSDKASIKTVDAPAATHAHQVLGMRLKSLRLARRLSLRELAEATGTSASFISQLERGLTGASTASLNQMASALGVSVAMLFEESTAQNHGVLRRSERPSLPPSDGCRKMLLSRPPLSDMEVYVGEFDIGGSTGPDRYTHGDAHEMLVVLRGIVEVSLGEARHVLEEGDSIEYTTSTPHRSENIGSGRAEVMWIIAPPTSVRAELDQYTAWKPLAAR from the coding sequence ATGCGCAGGCGGTCCGACAAGGCTTCGATAAAGACGGTCGACGCACCGGCCGCGACGCATGCCCATCAGGTGCTGGGCATGCGCCTCAAAAGCCTTCGCCTCGCCCGTAGGCTGTCCTTGCGGGAGCTTGCGGAGGCGACCGGGACGAGCGCCAGTTTCATCAGCCAGCTCGAACGCGGCCTGACCGGGGCCAGCACCGCCTCGCTCAACCAGATGGCTTCGGCGCTCGGCGTCAGCGTCGCCATGCTGTTCGAGGAAAGCACGGCACAAAACCATGGCGTCCTGAGGCGAAGCGAGCGGCCGAGCCTGCCGCCCAGCGACGGCTGCCGCAAGATGCTGTTGTCACGGCCGCCGCTGAGCGACATGGAAGTCTATGTCGGGGAATTCGACATTGGCGGCTCGACCGGGCCCGATCGCTACACCCATGGCGACGCGCACGAGATGCTCGTCGTGCTGCGCGGGATCGTCGAGGTCTCGCTCGGCGAGGCGCGCCACGTGCTCGAAGAGGGCGACAGCATCGAATACACGACCTCGACACCGCATCGCTCAGAGAACATCGGCAGTGGCCGAGCCGAAGTGATGTGGATCATCGCGCCGCCGACCTCGGTGCGCGCCGAGCTCGATCAATACACGGCCTGGAAACCGCTCGCGGCCAGGTAG
- a CDS encoding ABC-type spermidine/putrescine transport system, permease component II, whose translation MEIKPLTRVILGLVCLLVAIWLVAPTLVVVPMSFNENKSLAFPPQGFSWQWYQNFFTNPDWSSSFLNSLKVASVVAVLATVLGTLAAFGLDRMKAGPANLLRMLMLTPMVVPGVVLAIGIYAVYLDTHLVGTLLGFVLAHTILALPFVLIAVSASLEVFDRRLETAAASLGAGALTAFRTVTLPLILPGILSGLLFAFATSFDEIVVSLFITNPYLKTLPVQIFSSITRDADPTVAAVGTILLFATTLLIGGGMLLLGRERKGRL comes from the coding sequence ATGGAGATCAAGCCGCTCACCCGCGTGATCCTCGGCCTCGTCTGCCTGCTGGTGGCGATATGGCTGGTGGCGCCGACGCTGGTTGTCGTGCCGATGTCGTTCAACGAGAACAAGTCGCTCGCCTTTCCGCCGCAAGGCTTCTCCTGGCAGTGGTACCAGAACTTCTTCACCAATCCGGACTGGTCGTCGAGCTTCCTCAACTCGCTGAAGGTCGCCTCGGTGGTGGCGGTGCTGGCGACGGTGCTCGGCACGCTCGCGGCCTTCGGCCTTGACCGCATGAAGGCTGGGCCGGCCAATCTGTTGCGGATGCTGATGCTGACGCCGATGGTGGTGCCGGGCGTGGTGCTGGCCATCGGCATCTATGCCGTCTATCTCGATACCCACCTGGTCGGCACGCTGCTGGGCTTCGTGCTCGCCCACACCATCCTGGCACTGCCCTTCGTGCTGATCGCGGTCTCCGCCAGCCTCGAAGTGTTCGACAGGCGCCTCGAGACGGCGGCGGCGAGCCTAGGCGCGGGAGCGCTGACCGCGTTCCGCACGGTGACGCTGCCGCTGATCCTGCCGGGCATCCTGTCCGGCCTGCTCTTCGCCTTCGCCACCTCTTTCGACGAGATCGTCGTGTCGCTGTTCATCACCAACCCCTACCTCAAGACCTTGCCCGTGCAGATATTCTCCTCGATCACGCGCGATGCCGATCCGACGGTGGCCGCGGTCGGCACCATCTTGTTGTTCGCCACGACACTCCTGATCGGCGGCGGCATGCTTCTCCTTGGTCGCGAGCGGAAAGGACGCCTATGA
- a CDS encoding Antibiotic biosynthesis monooxygenase translates to MLLIIGTIRLPPGSFEEARPVMERMISGSRAENGCLEYSYARDVLDAGLIRVTEVWRDKAALDAHFRSQHIAEWRASWPALGIGERNLVLYEAGEPTPT, encoded by the coding sequence ATGCTGTTGATCATCGGCACCATCCGCTTGCCGCCTGGCAGCTTCGAGGAGGCAAGGCCCGTGATGGAGCGCATGATCTCGGGCAGCCGCGCCGAGAATGGCTGCCTCGAATATTCCTATGCGCGCGATGTGCTCGACGCCGGGCTGATCCGGGTCACCGAGGTGTGGCGCGACAAGGCCGCGCTCGACGCTCATTTCCGCTCGCAGCACATCGCCGAGTGGCGCGCGAGCTGGCCGGCGCTTGGCATTGGCGAGCGCAATCTTGTGCTCTATGAAGCCGGTGAGCCCACGCCGACCTGA
- a CDS encoding ABC transporter binding protein component yields MLKSRCLALGAVMVLGLLGTAAMAQEKPVAGAVKEGSLKGKTLTFVSYGGIYQDGQAAALKEFVDKSGVKLLNDGPTEIAKLQAQVESGNVTWDVVDTDDLPPYVYCGKLFQKLDLTKLDVSKIPEGQVGECSVPAMNYGVVLMYNKEKYKDNPPKSWADFFDTAKFPGVRGIDGSGSPTGGLLEQALKVAGGDPKAMTVADIDKAIDVVRKLGPDTIFWKTGAESQQLAESGEADMLMMWTGRAMTAVKNGAKYAPAWQDWLVVMDQMTIPVGVKDTDASYALLNAYLGKQSQEILAEKTSYTPINSDAQPKVDASVAAFLTNTPDRQKQGYKQNFKFWVPNFAVAQEKWSALMAGN; encoded by the coding sequence ATGCTGAAATCGAGATGTCTGGCGCTTGGCGCGGTGATGGTGCTTGGTCTTCTGGGCACCGCCGCGATGGCGCAGGAGAAGCCGGTCGCCGGCGCGGTGAAGGAAGGTTCGCTCAAGGGCAAGACGCTGACGTTCGTCTCCTATGGCGGCATCTACCAGGACGGCCAGGCTGCGGCGCTGAAGGAGTTCGTCGACAAATCCGGCGTCAAGCTGCTCAATGACGGACCGACCGAGATCGCCAAGCTGCAGGCGCAGGTCGAGTCCGGTAATGTCACTTGGGACGTCGTCGATACCGACGACCTGCCGCCTTACGTCTATTGCGGCAAGCTGTTCCAGAAGCTGGATCTGACGAAGCTCGACGTCTCGAAAATCCCGGAAGGCCAGGTCGGCGAATGCTCGGTGCCGGCGATGAACTACGGCGTCGTGCTGATGTACAACAAGGAGAAGTATAAGGATAATCCGCCCAAGAGCTGGGCCGACTTCTTCGACACGGCAAAGTTCCCGGGCGTGCGCGGAATCGACGGCTCCGGCAGCCCGACGGGCGGCTTGCTCGAACAGGCGCTCAAGGTTGCCGGCGGCGACCCGAAGGCGATGACGGTGGCCGATATCGACAAGGCCATCGATGTGGTCCGCAAGCTCGGCCCCGATACCATCTTCTGGAAGACAGGTGCTGAATCGCAGCAGCTGGCGGAATCGGGCGAAGCCGACATGCTGATGATGTGGACCGGCCGTGCCATGACCGCGGTCAAGAACGGCGCCAAATATGCGCCGGCCTGGCAGGATTGGCTGGTGGTGATGGACCAGATGACGATCCCGGTCGGCGTCAAGGATACGGACGCATCCTACGCGCTGCTCAATGCCTATCTCGGCAAGCAGTCGCAGGAAATCCTGGCGGAGAAGACCTCCTACACGCCGATCAACAGCGACGCGCAGCCCAAGGTCGACGCTTCCGTCGCCGCCTTCCTGACCAACACGCCGGATCGCCAGAAGCAGGGCTACAAGCAGAACTTCAAGTTCTGGGTCCCGAACTTCGCGGTGGCGCAGGAGAAGTGGTCGGCGCTGATGGCCGGCAACTGA
- a CDS encoding ABC-type spermidine/putrescine transport system, permease component I yields the protein MSASELPLQPAADVRPGRAWRPFALTAPALILLISVIGYPLFTIVVRSLSEPEWGVQNYVWFFGAPINLTVLQRTFTISAWVTIVCVICAYPYAYLMTAVGPRVRLVLVLCVLIPFWVSGVVRTLSWVILLQDSGVINSLLRSAGFDRIRLIRTQTGVVIGMAQVLLPFMILPLYSVMKGIDLRLMRAAQSLGARPSRAFFTVYLPLSLPGVYAGAIIVFILALGFYITPALLGGPRSTMLSTLVQTQVLSLLQWGRGGAMGVVLLVTTFVLLALAAPVMRSRYREAGRR from the coding sequence GTGAGCGCGTCTGAGCTTCCACTCCAACCCGCCGCCGATGTGCGGCCGGGACGGGCATGGCGGCCGTTCGCGCTCACGGCGCCGGCGCTGATCCTGCTTATCTCGGTGATCGGCTATCCGCTGTTCACCATCGTTGTGCGCAGTCTGTCGGAGCCGGAATGGGGCGTGCAGAACTACGTCTGGTTCTTCGGCGCGCCCATCAATCTCACGGTACTGCAGCGCACTTTCACCATCTCGGCCTGGGTGACGATCGTTTGCGTGATCTGCGCTTATCCCTATGCCTATCTGATGACCGCCGTCGGGCCGCGCGTGCGGCTCGTCCTGGTGCTTTGCGTGCTCATCCCGTTCTGGGTGAGCGGAGTGGTGCGCACGCTGTCCTGGGTGATCCTGCTGCAGGATTCAGGCGTCATCAATTCGCTGCTGAGGTCGGCCGGTTTTGACCGCATAAGGCTGATCCGGACCCAGACCGGGGTGGTGATCGGCATGGCGCAGGTGCTTCTGCCTTTCATGATCCTGCCGCTCTATTCAGTGATGAAGGGCATCGACCTCAGGCTGATGCGGGCTGCGCAAAGCCTGGGTGCACGACCTTCGCGCGCGTTCTTCACCGTCTACCTGCCGCTGTCGCTGCCCGGCGTCTATGCCGGCGCCATCATCGTCTTCATCCTGGCGCTGGGCTTCTACATCACGCCGGCGCTGCTCGGCGGACCGCGCTCGACCATGTTGTCGACGCTGGTGCAGACGCAGGTGCTCAGCCTGCTGCAATGGGGTCGCGGCGGTGCCATGGGCGTGGTGCTGCTCGTCACCACCTTTGTGCTTCTGGCGCTTGCAGCACCCGTGATGCGTTCGCGGTACCGGGAAGCGGGGCGGCGCTAA
- a CDS encoding transporter gives MIDEKPDSEGVSALAPFRHGIFRAVWAASLVSNFGGLIQGVGAAWMMTTIATSPYQVALVQASTTLPIMLFALVAGAIADSFDRRKVMLVAQTFMLVVSLLLTVFTYYNLLTPWTLLAFTFLIDSGTALNSPSWQASVGDMVPRNKVPAAVALNSMGFNLTRSVGPAIGGIIVAAAGAAAAFAANAVSYIGLIIVMARWKRDVPASTLPRESLGAAMGAGLRYVAMSPNIGKVLVRGAAFGFSAGAVLALLPLVARDVVKGDALTYGIMLGSFGIGAVGGALISVRLRQLLSSETMVRCAFAGFAVCAFNAALSHHAWQTSLGLLVGGACWVIALSHFNVTVQMATPRWVVGRVLSVYQTATFGGIALGSWIWGVVADAHGAETALIAAAITMLAGGAIGLLLPLPQQQVLNLDPLNRFKEPHLALDLKPRSGPIAIMIEYIIRHEDEAEFLATMAERGRIRRRDGARNWTLARDLENPTIWIEHYHTPTWLEYVRHNGRITHADAMVGDRLRALHSGDEPPRVRRVIERPTTAGTALVMAKGPIEH, from the coding sequence ATGATTGACGAGAAACCGGATAGCGAAGGCGTTTCGGCGCTGGCGCCGTTCCGGCATGGCATTTTCCGCGCCGTCTGGGCCGCAAGTCTCGTTTCCAATTTCGGTGGCCTGATCCAGGGCGTCGGTGCCGCCTGGATGATGACGACGATCGCCACCTCGCCCTATCAGGTCGCCCTGGTCCAGGCCTCGACCACTCTGCCGATCATGCTGTTCGCGCTTGTCGCCGGCGCCATCGCCGACAGCTTTGACCGGCGCAAGGTGATGCTGGTCGCGCAGACCTTCATGCTGGTCGTTTCGCTGCTTCTGACCGTATTCACCTACTACAATCTGCTCACGCCCTGGACGCTGCTCGCCTTCACTTTCCTGATCGACAGCGGCACCGCGCTCAACAGCCCGTCCTGGCAGGCGTCCGTCGGCGACATGGTGCCCCGCAACAAGGTGCCCGCCGCCGTTGCGCTGAACTCCATGGGTTTCAACCTGACACGCAGCGTCGGCCCGGCGATCGGCGGCATCATCGTCGCGGCTGCCGGTGCCGCGGCCGCCTTCGCGGCGAACGCGGTCAGCTATATCGGCCTCATCATCGTGATGGCGCGCTGGAAGCGCGACGTGCCGGCATCGACCTTGCCGCGCGAATCGCTGGGCGCGGCCATGGGGGCCGGCCTGCGCTATGTCGCCATGTCGCCCAACATCGGCAAGGTGCTGGTCCGGGGCGCGGCCTTCGGCTTCAGCGCCGGCGCCGTGCTGGCGCTGCTGCCGCTCGTCGCGCGCGACGTCGTCAAGGGCGACGCCTTGACCTACGGCATCATGCTTGGCTCCTTCGGCATCGGCGCCGTCGGCGGAGCACTGATCAGTGTGCGGCTGCGGCAACTGCTGTCCAGCGAGACGATGGTGCGCTGCGCCTTCGCCGGCTTCGCCGTCTGCGCCTTCAATGCCGCGCTCAGCCATCACGCCTGGCAGACCTCGCTCGGCCTGCTGGTCGGCGGTGCCTGCTGGGTGATCGCGCTCTCGCACTTCAACGTCACGGTGCAGATGGCGACGCCGCGCTGGGTGGTCGGCCGTGTGCTGTCGGTCTACCAGACCGCGACCTTCGGCGGCATCGCGCTGGGCAGCTGGATCTGGGGCGTCGTCGCCGATGCGCATGGCGCTGAGACGGCGCTGATCGCCGCCGCCATCACCATGCTGGCCGGCGGCGCCATCGGCCTACTACTGCCGCTGCCGCAGCAGCAGGTGCTGAACCTCGACCCGCTCAACCGCTTCAAGGAACCGCATCTCGCGCTCGACTTGAAGCCGCGCAGCGGTCCCATCGCCATCATGATCGAATACATCATCCGCCACGAGGACGAGGCGGAATTCCTCGCCACCATGGCCGAGCGCGGCCGCATCCGCCGCCGCGACGGCGCCCGCAACTGGACGCTGGCGCGCGATCTCGAGAATCCGACGATCTGGATCGAGCACTACCACACGCCGACCTGGCTCGAATATGTCAGGCACAACGGCCGCATCACCCATGCCGACGCCATGGTCGGTGACCGCTTGCGGGCGCTGCACAGCGGCGACGAGCCGCCGCGCGTGCGCCGCGTCATCGAGCGCCCGACCACCGCCGGCACCGCGCTGGTGATGGCCAAGGGGCCGATCGAGCACTGA
- a CDS encoding FAD dependent oxidoreductase: MQAKRNGDISFWYADIGGVPTPRPPLSGDIEVDVAIVGAGYTGLWTAYYLKKARPSLRIALIERKFAGFGASGRNGGWLSGGFSWSREKYLKTSTRQGVSAMQAAMAGCVDEVIRVATEEGIDADIRRVDNLTVATNPAQLERAREECETIRAWDVDPDRVEMLDQAATRARINIRNVMGGFVVHGQARVQPAKLVRGLAAAVERLGVPIYEQTTVTAIAKGSVTTDRGMVRAETIIRATEGFTAGIPGEERTWLALNSAQIVTEPLSEALWRQIGWEGHELLGNAAHAYCYAQRTREGRITMGGRGVPYRYGSRTDVNGQTQQATIDQLHQILTTLLPQTANCRIEHAWCGVLGVPRDWCTTVGLDPATRIGWAGGYVGLGVSSSNLSGRTLADLILGQDTELTRLPWVNRKVRPWEPEPFRWLGVHSMYQLYRIADGREAAGLAHTSKLAALADSITGH; encoded by the coding sequence ATGCAAGCCAAGCGCAACGGCGACATATCGTTCTGGTATGCGGATATAGGAGGGGTTCCCACGCCCCGGCCGCCCTTATCAGGCGATATCGAGGTCGATGTCGCGATCGTCGGCGCCGGCTATACCGGGCTGTGGACCGCCTATTATCTGAAGAAGGCAAGGCCCTCGCTGCGCATCGCGCTGATCGAGCGAAAGTTTGCCGGCTTCGGCGCTTCGGGCCGCAATGGCGGCTGGCTGTCGGGTGGGTTCTCGTGGTCGCGTGAAAAATATCTCAAGACCTCGACCCGGCAAGGTGTCAGCGCCATGCAGGCGGCGATGGCGGGCTGCGTCGACGAGGTGATCCGGGTGGCGACAGAGGAGGGGATCGATGCCGATATCCGCCGCGTCGACAATCTGACGGTGGCCACCAACCCGGCGCAGCTCGAACGCGCGCGCGAAGAGTGCGAAACGATCCGCGCCTGGGATGTCGATCCGGACCGCGTCGAAATGCTGGATCAAGCGGCGACGCGGGCGCGCATCAACATCCGCAATGTCATGGGCGGCTTCGTCGTCCACGGCCAGGCGCGGGTGCAGCCGGCCAAGCTGGTGCGCGGGCTTGCCGCCGCCGTCGAACGGCTGGGCGTGCCGATCTACGAACAGACGACGGTGACGGCCATCGCCAAGGGCAGCGTGACCACCGACCGCGGCATGGTGCGGGCGGAAACCATCATCCGCGCGACGGAGGGTTTTACAGCAGGCATCCCCGGCGAGGAACGGACCTGGCTGGCGCTCAACAGCGCGCAGATCGTCACCGAGCCGCTGTCGGAGGCGCTTTGGCGCCAGATCGGCTGGGAGGGTCACGAGCTTCTCGGCAACGCCGCCCACGCCTATTGCTATGCCCAGCGCACGCGCGAGGGGCGCATCACCATGGGTGGGCGCGGCGTGCCCTATCGCTACGGCTCGCGCACCGACGTCAATGGGCAGACGCAGCAGGCGACGATCGACCAGCTGCATCAGATCCTGACGACGCTGCTGCCGCAGACGGCGAACTGCCGCATCGAGCATGCCTGGTGCGGCGTGCTCGGCGTGCCGCGCGACTGGTGCACCACGGTCGGGCTCGATCCCGCGACCCGCATCGGCTGGGCCGGCGGCTATGTCGGGCTTGGCGTGTCGAGCTCCAATCTTTCCGGGCGCACGCTTGCCGACCTGATCCTTGGCCAGGACACGGAGTTGACGCGCCTGCCCTGGGTCAACCGCAAGGTCAGGCCATGGGAGCCGGAGCCGTTCCGGTGGCTCGGCGTGCATTCGATGTACCAGCTTTATCGCATCGCTGACGGGCGCGAGGCCGCCGGGCTTGCTCATACATCGAAACTGGCCGCGCTCGCCGACAGCATCACGGGCCACTGA
- a CDS encoding chloride channel protein, whose product MLSRNQPQVYARRLRAVLLRSIPLLEARGIAVVILAGVVGVMAGILVTAMSQIVQDLHGLLFGVQPGGRLSGMFSLANPVQALIPAVGGALLGLSVIWLRLRKFRTPVDPIEANALYGGRMSLTDTFIIAGQTMISSGFGASVGLEAGYTQVGSGLASRLARIFRLRRNDVRILVGCGAAGAIAAAFDAPLTGAFYGFELVIGIYSVANVAPVMTAAICASLTAEMFGGVPFPLELSGLPQLTPSQYVPFLLLGLLGGAASIAIMQLVTLIERGFNRLSVDASLRPVIGGVIVGLLGLITPQVLSSGHGALHREFAMNYGLTVVASVFVLKLAASAISLGSGFRGGLFFASLFLGALLGKAFAGVMALVSPATGIDPSVAAVVGMTSLAVGVVGGPLTMTFLALESTRDLTLTGVVLAASIMAAILVRETFGYSFSTWRFHLRGETIRSAHDVGWMRSLTVGSMMRKDIKTIDASTTLADFRKQIPLGSAQRVIAVDPGDEYVGVLIVAELHSDPAGDEVPVRDLAQYKDAVLVPSMNVQAAAETFQRAGAEELAVVEDFTDHIVLGLLTEGHLMRRYAEELEKARRDLSGEG is encoded by the coding sequence GTGCTTTCCAGAAACCAGCCACAAGTCTACGCCCGCCGGCTGCGCGCGGTGCTTCTGAGATCCATTCCTCTGCTCGAGGCGCGCGGCATCGCCGTGGTCATCCTGGCCGGCGTCGTCGGCGTCATGGCGGGCATACTGGTGACCGCGATGAGCCAGATCGTGCAGGATTTGCATGGGCTGCTGTTCGGCGTTCAGCCCGGCGGCCGGCTGTCGGGCATGTTCTCGCTCGCCAATCCGGTGCAGGCGCTGATACCGGCGGTCGGCGGCGCCTTGCTCGGGCTCAGCGTGATCTGGCTGCGGTTGCGTAAATTCCGCACCCCGGTCGATCCGATCGAAGCCAATGCGCTCTATGGCGGGCGCATGTCGCTGACCGACACATTCATCATCGCCGGCCAGACGATGATCTCCAGCGGTTTCGGCGCCTCGGTCGGACTTGAAGCCGGCTATACACAGGTCGGCTCCGGCCTGGCATCGCGGCTGGCGCGCATCTTCAGGCTGCGCCGCAATGATGTCCGCATCCTGGTCGGCTGCGGTGCGGCCGGTGCTATCGCCGCCGCATTCGATGCGCCGCTGACCGGTGCCTTCTACGGTTTCGAACTGGTCATCGGCATCTACTCGGTCGCCAATGTCGCGCCGGTCATGACGGCAGCGATCTGCGCCTCGCTGACCGCGGAAATGTTCGGCGGCGTGCCGTTTCCGCTCGAGCTTTCAGGGCTGCCGCAACTCACCCCCAGCCAGTACGTGCCGTTCCTGCTGCTCGGGCTGCTGGGCGGCGCCGCCTCGATTGCCATCATGCAGCTGGTGACGCTGATCGAACGTGGTTTCAACAGGCTCTCGGTCGATGCCTCGCTGCGCCCCGTCATTGGCGGCGTCATCGTCGGCCTGCTGGGGCTGATCACGCCGCAGGTCCTGTCCAGCGGCCATGGCGCGCTGCACCGCGAATTCGCCATGAACTATGGTTTGACCGTGGTGGCGAGCGTCTTCGTGCTCAAGCTCGCGGCATCAGCCATCTCGCTGGGCTCGGGCTTTCGCGGCGGCCTGTTCTTCGCGTCGCTGTTCCTCGGCGCGCTGCTCGGCAAGGCGTTCGCCGGCGTGATGGCGCTGGTCTCGCCGGCGACCGGCATCGACCCCTCCGTCGCCGCCGTCGTCGGCATGACCTCGCTTGCCGTCGGTGTCGTCGGCGGTCCGCTGACCATGACATTCCTGGCGCTGGAATCGACCCGCGACCTAACGCTCACCGGCGTCGTGCTGGCCGCCTCGATCATGGCGGCGATCCTGGTGCGCGAAACCTTCGGCTATTCGTTCTCGACCTGGCGCTTCCATCTGCGCGGCGAGACGATCCGCAGCGCCCACGATGTCGGCTGGATGCGCAGCCTCACCGTCGGCTCGATGATGCGCAAGGACATCAAGACCATCGATGCCTCGACGACGCTGGCGGATTTCCGCAAGCAGATCCCGCTCGGCTCCGCCCAGCGTGTCATCGCCGTCGACCCGGGCGATGAATATGTCGGCGTGCTGATCGTGGCCGAACTGCACAGCGATCCCGCCGGTGATGAGGTGCCGGTGCGCGATCTGGCCCAGTACAAGGATGCCGTCCTGGTGCCCAGCATGAACGTGCAGGCCGCCGCCGAGACGTTCCAGCGCGCCGGCGCCGAGGAACTGGCGGTCGTCGAGGATTTCACCGATCACATCGTGCTCGGTCTGCTAACCGAGGGGCACTTGATGCGGCGCTATGCCGAGGAGCTCGAAAAGGCGCGCCGGGACCTGTCGGGCGAGGGGTAG